From one Paeniglutamicibacter psychrophenolicus genomic stretch:
- a CDS encoding MFS transporter, whose protein sequence is MTTSSLLSRGKPNGTPDAKRVAIGAGAGAAIEVYDFIGFGTAAALYLGPAFFPHSSPLIGTLQAFLTLGVGFVARPFGGIIAGYFGDRIGRKPMLVASLLVMGFMTVIMGLLPTYEQVGALAPILLVFVRVIQGIAFGAEWGGAVLMTYEHAPLDKKGKYTGIMHAGFAVGLLLANLAFLATAPLGNNWSWRIPFLFSAVLIILGLIIRSKLTESPAFEAAVEAGKTAHNPLKDALSNDWRAILLGVAIRVAEPAGYAVAVTFMLSYLKLNGLASNSTVLTAVCVAAAVGIFATPMWGKLTDRVGRKPLFIGAVILGAIMAIPLFLMANTGRPLLIGLVLILAYPVFQNALVAVQGTLLPEMYRPEIRFSGASLAYQLSAVIAGFTPFIASALYLWVGWVGPAVLFMVFCAISGTAVLFVRESWGHNLKAEAKILMDQESRNHEYAEEPTN, encoded by the coding sequence ATGACCACTAGTTCTCTACTGTCCAGAGGCAAGCCCAATGGCACGCCGGACGCGAAAAGGGTTGCCATCGGCGCCGGTGCCGGTGCTGCCATTGAGGTATATGACTTTATTGGTTTCGGTACGGCAGCCGCTCTGTATCTCGGCCCAGCATTCTTTCCGCACAGCAGCCCGCTGATCGGTACGCTCCAAGCATTCCTGACCCTCGGCGTCGGGTTTGTCGCCCGGCCTTTTGGCGGGATCATTGCCGGGTACTTTGGCGATCGGATCGGGCGCAAGCCAATGCTTGTCGCCTCCTTACTGGTCATGGGTTTCATGACCGTGATCATGGGGTTGCTACCCACTTACGAACAAGTTGGAGCCCTGGCTCCAATTCTCTTGGTCTTCGTGCGCGTGATTCAGGGCATCGCGTTTGGTGCCGAGTGGGGAGGCGCGGTGCTAATGACCTACGAGCATGCGCCGCTCGATAAGAAAGGAAAATACACCGGAATCATGCATGCAGGATTCGCTGTGGGGTTGCTTCTGGCTAATCTGGCGTTCCTCGCCACCGCTCCTCTTGGCAACAACTGGTCGTGGCGAATTCCATTCCTGTTTAGTGCTGTTCTGATCATCCTCGGCCTTATTATCAGATCCAAACTGACCGAATCGCCAGCTTTCGAAGCGGCGGTTGAAGCCGGAAAAACGGCACATAACCCGCTCAAGGATGCGCTGTCCAATGACTGGCGAGCCATCTTGCTGGGCGTGGCAATCCGTGTTGCAGAACCGGCAGGTTATGCGGTGGCGGTGACATTCATGTTGAGCTATCTAAAACTCAATGGACTCGCTTCAAATTCCACCGTTCTTACGGCTGTGTGCGTGGCTGCCGCAGTAGGCATCTTTGCCACACCAATGTGGGGCAAACTGACGGATCGAGTTGGTCGTAAGCCGCTTTTCATCGGAGCCGTCATATTGGGTGCCATCATGGCAATCCCGTTGTTCCTCATGGCCAATACCGGCAGACCCCTGCTGATCGGCTTAGTGCTGATCCTCGCCTATCCAGTGTTCCAGAACGCACTGGTTGCCGTCCAAGGCACACTCTTGCCGGAGATGTACCGTCCCGAAATTCGGTTCTCGGGTGCCTCTCTTGCCTACCAGCTGTCTGCGGTTATTGCAGGATTCACGCCGTTTATCGCTTCCGCCTTGTACCTCTGGGTTGGATGGGTGGGCCCCGCGGTGCTCTTCATGGTCTTTTGTGCGATCAGTGGAACCGCAGTGCTGTTTGTGCGTGAATCCTGGGGCCACAATTTGAAGGCCGAAGCCAAAATCCTGATGGATCAGGAATCCCGCAACCACGAATACGCAGAGGAACCTACAAATTGA
- a CDS encoding glycoside hydrolase family 13 protein, which translates to MSQTEELPAIPQPAAPARFEEATHASSGGTQWWRRSVIYQIYPRSFRDTTGNGIGDLRGITTELHQIASLGVDAIWLSPFFASPQKDAGYDVSDYRAVDPLFGTLGDFDELIAEANRLEVKILVDIVPNHCSDQHALFREALASPAGSAAREMFIFRDGLGDGGQLPPNNWQSHFGGSAWTRIHEPDGTEGQYYLHLFDSSQPDFNWDNPAVGDEFASVLRFWLDRGAGGFRVDVAHALVKASGLPDWHGRADGADTPGYPFADAPMFGQPAVHEVFRRWRAICEEYPGERVLCAEANVHPIEAMADWVRPDEMHQSFNFPFLHTDWDAAALKAIITRSLKAFDAVGAPSTWVLSNHDVPRHATRLGAPSPALRPGDGLGPGDAQPDPVLGLARARAATLFMLGLPGGAYLYQGEELGLGDHTELPHEYRQDPTYARTDGERLGRDGCRVPLPWNDSTRSLGFSDADTGWLPQPEGWESLTRQAQESDPDSTLNLYRKALELRGSHHLGLGNLNWLEDTIGGQLLGFGNSGVLVLLNLGSTPVDVPAGEVLLASSATALGAAPAGTGSLVLNPDAALWLRPPTA; encoded by the coding sequence ATGTCACAGACCGAAGAGCTCCCCGCGATCCCCCAGCCCGCCGCCCCGGCCCGGTTCGAGGAGGCCACCCACGCATCTTCGGGCGGCACGCAGTGGTGGCGCCGCTCGGTCATCTACCAGATCTACCCGCGCTCCTTCCGAGACACCACGGGCAACGGGATCGGCGACCTGCGCGGCATCACCACCGAGCTGCACCAGATCGCGTCCCTGGGCGTGGACGCCATCTGGCTCTCCCCGTTCTTTGCCTCCCCGCAAAAGGACGCCGGCTACGACGTCTCCGACTACCGCGCCGTCGACCCGCTCTTCGGGACGCTGGGGGACTTCGACGAGCTCATCGCCGAGGCCAACCGGCTCGAGGTCAAGATCCTGGTCGACATCGTGCCCAACCACTGCTCGGACCAACATGCCCTGTTCCGCGAGGCGCTGGCGTCCCCCGCCGGCTCCGCGGCCCGGGAAATGTTCATCTTCCGCGACGGACTCGGGGACGGGGGCCAGTTGCCTCCCAACAACTGGCAGTCCCACTTCGGCGGCTCCGCCTGGACCCGCATCCACGAACCCGACGGCACCGAAGGCCAGTACTACCTGCACCTCTTTGACTCCTCCCAGCCCGATTTCAACTGGGACAACCCGGCGGTGGGCGACGAATTCGCCTCGGTCCTGCGCTTCTGGCTGGACCGCGGAGCCGGCGGGTTCCGCGTGGACGTCGCCCACGCCCTGGTCAAGGCCTCCGGGCTGCCCGACTGGCACGGTCGGGCCGACGGCGCCGACACCCCCGGCTACCCGTTCGCCGACGCCCCGATGTTCGGCCAGCCCGCCGTGCACGAGGTCTTCCGCCGCTGGCGGGCGATCTGCGAGGAGTACCCCGGCGAGCGCGTGCTGTGCGCCGAGGCCAACGTCCATCCGATCGAGGCCATGGCCGACTGGGTGCGCCCGGACGAGATGCACCAATCCTTCAATTTCCCCTTCCTGCACACCGACTGGGACGCCGCGGCACTCAAGGCCATCATCACCCGGTCGTTGAAGGCCTTCGACGCGGTCGGGGCGCCGAGCACCTGGGTGCTGTCCAACCACGACGTGCCCCGCCACGCGACCCGGCTCGGCGCACCTTCCCCGGCATTGCGCCCGGGCGACGGCCTGGGCCCCGGGGACGCGCAGCCCGATCCGGTGCTCGGACTGGCGCGGGCGCGTGCCGCAACGCTGTTCATGCTGGGACTGCCCGGAGGCGCCTACCTCTACCAGGGCGAGGAACTCGGACTGGGCGACCACACCGAGCTCCCCCACGAATACCGCCAGGACCCCACCTACGCGCGCACCGACGGCGAGCGCCTGGGCCGCGACGGCTGCCGGGTCCCGCTGCCCTGGAACGATTCGACCCGATCGCTTGGTTTCAGCGATGCCGACACCGGGTGGCTCCCCCAGCCCGAGGGCTGGGAATCGCTGACCCGGCAGGCCCAGGAATCCGATCCGGATTCCACGCTGAACCTCTACCGCAAGGCCCTGGAGCTGCGCGGATCCCACCACCTGGGGCTGGGCAACCTAAACTGGCTTGAAGACACCATCGGCGGGCAGCTGCTGGGATTCGGGAACTCCGGGGTGCTGGTGCTGCTGAACCTGGGTTCGACTCCGGTGGACGTGCCCGCCGGAGAGGTGCTGCTGGCCAGCTCCGCCACCGCGCTCGGTGCGGCTCCGGCAGGCACCGGTTCCCTGGTGCTGAACCCGGATGCGGCACTCTGGCTGCGCCCGCCCACCGCCTAG
- a CDS encoding SDR family NAD(P)-dependent oxidoreductase, with protein sequence MSALKLPALELGGKTIMITGAAQGLGAQIAELCSEGGANVVLTDIGSTDEVVQRITAGGGRALGLKLDVTKPGDWDRAVERCLADFGGIDGLVNNAGVTHRVDIQDTTTADWESVMNINLNGPFYGIRAVGATMRRTPGGSIVNISSALGLVGHPAAAYSTSKWAIRGLTRAACGTFAADNIRVNSVHPGVMKTPMAVGGTNAYLDANIDLTPLGRLADSIEVARVVTFLLSEYASYVSGAEIAVDGGYSAFGGQNEAYRIMKEQEESRFAKTSEA encoded by the coding sequence TTGAGTGCACTCAAATTGCCAGCTCTGGAATTGGGCGGTAAGACCATCATGATCACCGGGGCGGCGCAGGGACTTGGTGCGCAAATTGCCGAGTTGTGCAGCGAAGGCGGAGCGAACGTCGTGCTAACGGACATCGGTTCCACGGATGAGGTTGTCCAACGAATCACTGCAGGTGGTGGTCGAGCCCTGGGTCTCAAGCTTGACGTGACGAAACCCGGCGACTGGGACCGGGCCGTCGAGCGTTGCCTAGCGGATTTTGGAGGCATCGACGGGCTGGTGAACAATGCGGGGGTAACCCACAGAGTGGATATTCAAGACACCACCACCGCCGATTGGGAGTCGGTGATGAACATCAATCTTAATGGTCCCTTCTATGGCATCCGTGCCGTCGGAGCGACAATGCGGCGAACACCTGGCGGTTCGATCGTCAATATATCCTCCGCCCTCGGCCTAGTCGGGCACCCCGCGGCTGCCTACTCCACCAGCAAGTGGGCCATTCGCGGCCTAACTCGAGCCGCCTGTGGCACCTTTGCCGCGGACAATATTCGGGTGAATTCTGTGCATCCGGGAGTCATGAAGACCCCGATGGCCGTGGGCGGAACAAATGCTTACTTGGATGCCAACATTGATCTGACGCCGCTTGGCAGACTCGCGGACAGTATCGAGGTTGCCCGGGTCGTAACCTTTCTCTTGTCGGAGTACGCATCGTACGTTTCCGGTGCGGAGATCGCCGTGGACGGCGGCTACTCGGCGTTTGGCGGTCAGAACGAGGCCTATCGCATTATGAAAGAACAAGAAGAGTCTCGCTTCGCCAAGACAAGCGAAGCCTAG
- a CDS encoding LacI family DNA-binding transcriptional regulator — MASIKDVALRAGVSVATVSRALSGKGKVSAASREAVARAAKELGYVLSYNASSLASGRSRNIGIVVPTISRWYFANVLQGATQELNERGYDLTLYNTSGEQRHRDAVFQDLLMRQRLDAVITVTLKLTAPELHQLRAIGKPLVALGGLLPEVSTIRVDDFNIASLATEHLVSLGHTKIAFLGGADVFNVDFNLPAARLDGFEYALDQAEITVNPQWLLDADFTTAGAYQKVRSLLSNPRGRPTALLCASDEMAFGAIMAARDLGLSLPGDFSVIGIDGHELGELYGLTTIAQHPGAQGEAAVARIMELLGEDGYRDPPIPAPDQFFPTEFVLRTSTAPPAAG, encoded by the coding sequence ATGGCAAGCATCAAGGACGTCGCACTTCGTGCCGGGGTCTCGGTCGCCACGGTCTCCCGTGCACTGTCCGGGAAGGGGAAGGTCTCCGCGGCCTCCCGCGAGGCCGTCGCCCGGGCGGCCAAGGAACTGGGCTATGTGCTGTCCTACAACGCCTCCTCGCTGGCCTCGGGGCGCAGCCGCAACATCGGCATCGTGGTGCCCACCATCTCGCGCTGGTACTTCGCCAACGTGCTCCAGGGAGCCACCCAGGAACTCAACGAACGCGGCTACGACCTGACCCTGTACAACACCAGCGGGGAACAACGGCACCGCGATGCCGTCTTCCAGGACCTGCTCATGCGCCAGCGCCTGGACGCGGTCATCACCGTCACGCTCAAGCTCACCGCGCCCGAGCTGCACCAGCTGCGCGCGATCGGCAAGCCGTTGGTGGCCCTGGGCGGGCTGCTGCCGGAGGTGTCGACCATCCGCGTCGATGACTTCAACATCGCCTCGCTGGCCACCGAGCACCTGGTCTCCCTGGGACACACGAAGATCGCGTTCCTGGGTGGCGCCGACGTGTTCAACGTTGACTTCAACCTGCCCGCGGCCCGGCTCGACGGCTTCGAGTACGCCCTGGACCAGGCCGAGATCACGGTGAACCCGCAATGGCTGCTGGACGCGGACTTCACCACCGCCGGGGCCTACCAAAAGGTCCGCAGCCTGCTGTCCAACCCGCGCGGCCGGCCCACGGCGCTGCTCTGCGCCTCGGACGAGATGGCCTTCGGCGCCATCATGGCCGCCCGCGACCTGGGATTGTCGCTGCCCGGGGACTTCTCGGTGATCGGCATCGACGGGCACGAGCTCGGCGAGCTGTACGGGCTGACCACCATCGCCCAGCACCCCGGGGCCCAGGGCGAGGCAGCGGTGGCCCGCATCATGGAGCTGCTCGGCGAGGACGGCTACCGGGATCCCCCGATCCCCGCACCCGACCAGTTCTTCCCCACCGAGTTCGTGCTGCGCACCTCCACCGCGCCCCCGGCCGCCGGGTAA
- a CDS encoding glycoside hydrolase family 13 protein, giving the protein MSLPLHAPDASDAPAQDPSPYALAPAAHEPSAGDQWWRRAVIYQIYPRSFKDSTGSGMGDLAGITAELPKIATLGVDAIWLSPFFPSPQKDAGYDVSDYRGVDPLFGTMEDAKTLISDAASFGIRIIIDIVPNHCSNEHALFTAALAAAPGSAERAMFHFADGLGEGGNTPPNNWQSLFGGSGWTRVPNPDGTPGQYYFHLFDATQPDFNWRNPAVQEEFEKTLRFWLDAGAGGFRIDVAHAMFKKEGMPDWGGAPDGTPRPGYPFADAPMFGQPELHQVFARWREICEEYPGEPVLCSEANVRPLSRLADWVAPGQMHQSFNFDFLRTLWDRDALAEVIGDSLAAFDAVDAPTTWVLSNHDVSRHATRFGYDGRAMDLGDGIGPRDAQPDTVLGRTRARAATVFMLGLPGGAYLYQGEELGLGDNTTLEDAYRQDPTFLRSNGERIGRDGCRVPIPWVHDAPACGFSPTGETWLPQPENWAGFSRDLQEQDPDSTLNLYRKALALRSELGLGLGSLAFYANPQLPEVLAIRNGDTVNVLNLSGAPVPLPEGEPLLFSAADGPALAADGLLGANSAAWLRATA; this is encoded by the coding sequence ATGTCGCTACCCCTTCACGCACCCGATGCGTCGGATGCCCCGGCCCAAGATCCCTCGCCCTATGCCTTGGCGCCGGCGGCCCACGAGCCCTCGGCGGGTGACCAGTGGTGGCGCCGCGCGGTGATCTACCAGATCTACCCGCGCTCCTTCAAGGATTCGACCGGCTCCGGCATGGGGGACCTGGCCGGCATCACCGCCGAGCTGCCGAAGATCGCGACCCTTGGCGTGGACGCCATCTGGCTCTCCCCCTTCTTCCCCTCCCCGCAAAAGGACGCCGGCTACGACGTGTCCGACTACCGGGGCGTTGACCCGCTCTTCGGGACCATGGAGGATGCCAAGACGCTGATCAGTGACGCGGCGTCCTTCGGCATCCGCATCATCATCGACATCGTCCCCAACCACTGCTCCAACGAGCACGCCCTGTTCACCGCGGCCCTTGCCGCCGCACCCGGCTCGGCCGAACGCGCCATGTTCCACTTCGCCGACGGGCTGGGCGAGGGCGGGAACACCCCGCCGAACAACTGGCAATCGCTCTTCGGCGGCTCGGGCTGGACCCGCGTTCCAAACCCCGACGGCACACCCGGCCAGTACTACTTCCACCTCTTCGACGCCACCCAGCCGGACTTCAACTGGCGCAACCCCGCGGTGCAGGAAGAATTCGAAAAGACCCTGCGCTTCTGGCTTGACGCAGGGGCCGGCGGCTTTCGGATCGACGTCGCCCACGCGATGTTCAAGAAGGAAGGGATGCCCGACTGGGGCGGGGCACCGGATGGCACCCCGCGGCCCGGCTACCCCTTTGCCGACGCACCCATGTTCGGCCAGCCCGAACTGCACCAGGTCTTTGCCCGCTGGCGGGAAATCTGCGAGGAGTACCCCGGGGAGCCAGTGCTCTGCTCGGAGGCCAACGTGCGCCCGCTTTCCCGGCTGGCCGACTGGGTTGCCCCGGGGCAGATGCACCAGTCCTTCAACTTCGATTTCCTGCGCACCCTGTGGGACCGCGATGCCCTGGCCGAGGTCATTGGCGACTCGCTTGCGGCCTTCGACGCCGTGGATGCGCCCACCACCTGGGTGCTGTCCAACCACGACGTCTCCCGCCACGCCACCCGCTTCGGGTACGACGGCCGCGCCATGGATCTGGGCGACGGGATCGGCCCGCGCGATGCGCAGCCGGACACCGTGCTGGGCCGCACCCGGGCGCGTGCGGCCACGGTGTTCATGCTCGGGCTGCCCGGGGGTGCCTACCTGTACCAGGGCGAGGAGCTGGGACTGGGCGACAACACCACGCTGGAAGACGCATACCGCCAGGATCCCACCTTCCTGCGCAGCAACGGCGAGCGCATCGGGCGCGACGGTTGCCGCGTGCCGATCCCCTGGGTGCACGACGCCCCTGCCTGCGGGTTCTCCCCCACCGGGGAAACCTGGCTGCCGCAACCGGAAAACTGGGCCGGGTTCTCCCGCGACCTGCAGGAACAGGACCCGGATTCCACGCTGAACCTGTACCGCAAGGCCCTTGCGCTGCGCAGCGAGCTGGGCCTGGGGCTGGGATCGCTGGCCTTCTACGCGAACCCCCAGCTGCCCGAGGTGTTGGCCATCCGCAACGGGGACACCGTCAACGTGCTGAACCTCTCCGGGGCCCCGGTGCCGCTTCCCGAGGGCGAGCCGCTGCTCTTCTCCGCCGCCGACGGACCCGCACTGGCCGCCGACGGCCTGCTGGGCGCCAACTCGGCGGCCTGGCTGCGCGCGACCGCCTAG
- a CDS encoding ABC transporter permease subunit: MVEIEVKPEVSTALPGGRKPSKNGRGPDSLGGILAKIILLGITDAVAAFVLFQLALSAEWLIFGISLLTTVAINWIYLRRGGLPAKYLAPGVIFLMVFQVFVMIFSTYIAFTNYGDGHNSTKADAIASIQLSASERVPDSPQFPTSVLEKDGSYFLLVTTPEGEAKLGGAEDPLHAVTPSTTGPTGAATGVEGYGTLDFATLLQHQAEITSLSVPISANPEDGSLKTADGSTSYVYTPKLKYDANADTFTDTATGTVYSDDGRGSFVAADGTHLNTGWKVNVGLENFERAFTDPNLQGPLLKVIAWTFGFAILSVATTFALGLFLAITFNKADLKGKKFYRILMILPYAFPAFLSGLVWSGLLNPEFGFINNALLGGAQIPWLTDPVLSKVSVLMVNLWLGYPYMFLVCTGALQSLPEDVDEAARMDGAGAWKIFTAIKLPLLLVSLAPLLIASFAFNFNNFNVIFMLTGGGPRFDGTTFDIGSTDILITMVYKIAFGTGTGRDYGLASALAILIFIIVAAVSALSFKKTKALEDLN; encoded by the coding sequence ATGGTAGAAATCGAAGTAAAGCCCGAGGTGTCCACGGCGCTGCCGGGCGGGCGGAAACCGTCGAAGAACGGCCGCGGCCCCGATTCCCTCGGCGGCATCCTCGCCAAGATCATCCTGCTGGGCATCACCGATGCCGTGGCGGCCTTCGTGCTCTTCCAGCTGGCGCTTTCGGCCGAATGGCTCATCTTCGGCATCTCCCTGCTCACCACCGTGGCCATCAACTGGATCTACCTGCGTCGCGGCGGCCTTCCGGCCAAGTACCTGGCCCCCGGTGTCATCTTCCTGATGGTCTTCCAGGTCTTCGTGATGATCTTCTCCACCTACATCGCGTTCACCAACTACGGCGACGGGCACAACTCCACCAAAGCGGACGCGATCGCCTCGATCCAGCTCTCGGCCTCCGAGCGCGTCCCGGACTCCCCGCAATTCCCCACCTCGGTGCTGGAAAAGGACGGAAGCTACTTCCTGCTGGTCACCACCCCTGAAGGCGAGGCGAAACTCGGCGGCGCCGAGGATCCGCTGCACGCCGTCACACCCTCCACCACGGGCCCCACCGGGGCTGCCACCGGCGTGGAAGGCTATGGCACCCTGGACTTCGCCACGCTGCTGCAGCACCAGGCGGAGATCACCTCGCTAAGCGTGCCGATCAGCGCCAACCCCGAGGACGGTTCGCTGAAGACCGCGGACGGCTCGACCTCCTACGTCTACACGCCCAAGCTCAAGTACGACGCGAACGCCGATACCTTCACCGACACGGCCACCGGCACCGTCTACTCCGATGACGGGCGCGGCTCCTTTGTGGCAGCCGACGGCACCCACCTGAACACCGGGTGGAAGGTCAACGTGGGACTGGAGAACTTCGAGCGCGCGTTCACCGACCCCAACCTGCAGGGCCCGCTGCTGAAGGTCATTGCCTGGACCTTCGGGTTCGCGATCCTCTCGGTGGCCACCACCTTCGCCCTCGGGCTCTTCCTGGCCATCACCTTCAACAAGGCGGATTTGAAGGGCAAGAAGTTCTACCGGATCCTGATGATCCTGCCCTATGCCTTCCCCGCTTTCCTCTCCGGGCTGGTGTGGTCCGGCCTGCTGAACCCCGAATTCGGGTTCATCAACAACGCACTGCTGGGAGGGGCCCAGATACCCTGGCTCACCGATCCGGTGCTCTCCAAGGTCTCGGTGCTCATGGTGAACCTGTGGCTGGGCTACCCGTACATGTTCCTGGTGTGCACCGGGGCCCTGCAGTCACTGCCCGAGGACGTCGACGAGGCGGCCCGCATGGACGGTGCCGGGGCGTGGAAGATCTTCACCGCCATCAAGCTGCCGTTGCTGCTGGTGTCCCTGGCTCCGCTGTTGATTGCCTCCTTTGCCTTCAACTTCAACAACTTCAACGTCATTTTCATGCTCACCGGCGGCGGCCCGCGCTTTGACGGCACGACCTTCGACATCGGTTCCACCGACATCCTGATCACCATGGTCTACAAGATCGCCTTCGGCACCGGAACCGGCCGCGACTACGGACTGGCCAGCGCCCTGGCGATCCTGATCTTCATCATCGTCGCCGCGGTGTCGGCACTGAGCTTCAAGAAGACCAAGGCCCTGGAGGACTTGAACTAA
- a CDS encoding sugar ABC transporter substrate-binding protein, which yields MTGNTTPGARLTRRTFTLGAVGALSALALTACGGSGTPAASSSPAATAAATSAPATGTSLTMWVDAERSPALKNIVAKFKAEKGIDVKLVVKDFAAVRDDFITQAPTGKGPDVLVGPHDWLGKLVQNGVVAPVQLGDKAKDFAESSIKAVTYDGQTYAVPYSIENVALIRNTKLAPEAKTTLDEVLAEGKKAVAAGDAKFPFLVGLDPKQADPYHLYPLQTSMGAPVFAQNADGSYDASQLTLGNEGGKKFAQLLTDLGDKGSKVLNSNITGDIAKEKFLAGESPYFLTGPWNVPDIAAKGIKFAVDPLPTAGDKPAQPFIGVNGFFISAKSTNALAANEFVVNYLSQPEAQDELFKVGGRPPALTASFEKAASDPVVKAFGEIGANGVPMPAVPAMDAVWADWGGTELNLIKGKESDPAAAWTKMAANIEKKIAGSK from the coding sequence ATGACGGGAAACACGACCCCCGGTGCACGCCTGACGCGCCGCACCTTCACCCTGGGCGCCGTCGGGGCACTTTCCGCCCTGGCGCTCACCGCCTGCGGAGGCTCCGGCACCCCGGCAGCCAGCTCGAGCCCGGCGGCCACCGCCGCCGCGACCAGCGCCCCGGCCACAGGCACCAGCCTGACCATGTGGGTCGATGCCGAGCGCTCTCCGGCACTGAAGAACATCGTTGCCAAGTTCAAGGCCGAGAAGGGCATCGACGTCAAGCTGGTCGTCAAGGACTTCGCCGCGGTGCGCGACGACTTCATCACCCAGGCCCCCACCGGCAAGGGGCCCGACGTGTTGGTCGGCCCGCATGACTGGCTGGGCAAGCTCGTGCAGAACGGCGTCGTGGCCCCGGTGCAGCTCGGCGACAAGGCCAAGGACTTCGCCGAGAGCTCCATCAAGGCAGTGACCTACGACGGCCAGACCTACGCGGTTCCGTACTCCATCGAGAACGTTGCACTGATCCGCAACACCAAGCTCGCGCCCGAGGCCAAGACCACGCTGGACGAGGTCCTCGCCGAGGGCAAGAAGGCCGTTGCCGCCGGGGACGCCAAGTTCCCGTTCCTGGTCGGGCTCGATCCCAAGCAGGCCGACCCGTACCACCTCTACCCGCTGCAGACCTCCATGGGGGCGCCGGTCTTCGCGCAGAACGCCGACGGCAGCTACGACGCCAGCCAACTGACCCTGGGCAACGAGGGTGGCAAGAAGTTTGCGCAGCTGCTCACCGACCTGGGCGACAAGGGCTCCAAGGTCCTGAACTCCAACATCACCGGCGACATCGCCAAGGAGAAGTTCCTGGCCGGGGAATCCCCGTACTTCCTCACCGGCCCGTGGAACGTCCCGGACATCGCTGCCAAGGGCATCAAGTTCGCCGTCGACCCGCTGCCCACCGCCGGGGACAAGCCCGCCCAGCCCTTCATCGGCGTGAACGGATTCTTCATCTCCGCCAAGTCCACCAACGCCCTGGCCGCCAACGAGTTCGTGGTCAACTACCTCAGCCAGCCCGAGGCCCAGGACGAACTGTTCAAGGTTGGCGGACGCCCGCCGGCGCTGACCGCCTCCTTCGAGAAGGCAGCCAGTGACCCGGTCGTCAAGGCCTTCGGCGAGATCGGCGCCAACGGCGTGCCGATGCCGGCGGTTCCGGCCATGGACGCCGTCTGGGCCGACTGGGGCGGCACCGAGCTGAACCTCATCAAGGGCAAGGAATCCGACCCTGCGGCAGCCTGGACGAAGATGGCAGCCAACATCGAAAAGAAGATCGCCGGCAGCAAGTAG
- a CDS encoding alpha/beta hydrolase → MTKVDPASQRNETATIQYGPDRDQWFEFWPPNGERQHLGTIALIHGGFWRESLTAELMDPLAADLASRGWTVANIEYRRGANGPWPAPAKDVSAALRSVATYKGREGWTGPLVSIGHSVGGQLALLSTSSVDYVVALAPVTDLGRTWLEGLGEDAAQEYFGSGPDVLPASYRSGSPLNHLPPRCPVLLVHGSADQRIPVEHSIAYAQAVGLSGVPIQFLTPESTDHFNVIDPSWDEWDSVVQFVGTFSRPKDSEDS, encoded by the coding sequence ATGACAAAGGTGGACCCCGCGTCCCAGCGGAACGAGACAGCAACAATTCAATACGGTCCTGATAGAGACCAGTGGTTCGAGTTCTGGCCGCCGAACGGGGAACGGCAACACCTCGGAACCATTGCCCTGATCCATGGAGGGTTCTGGAGGGAGTCACTCACCGCCGAGCTCATGGATCCCCTTGCCGCCGATCTGGCTTCGAGAGGCTGGACCGTGGCAAACATTGAATATCGACGCGGAGCCAATGGGCCATGGCCGGCACCCGCGAAGGATGTCAGCGCAGCCCTTCGCTCCGTAGCCACGTACAAGGGTCGAGAAGGATGGACCGGGCCGTTGGTCTCGATCGGGCATTCCGTGGGTGGGCAGCTCGCTCTTCTGTCAACGTCATCCGTGGATTACGTGGTTGCCCTGGCGCCGGTGACCGACCTTGGTCGCACCTGGCTCGAAGGGCTCGGTGAAGATGCAGCGCAAGAGTATTTCGGGAGCGGTCCCGACGTCCTGCCTGCATCGTATCGTTCCGGGTCCCCGCTCAACCATCTGCCTCCGCGCTGTCCCGTGTTACTGGTCCACGGGTCAGCCGACCAACGCATCCCCGTCGAACACAGCATCGCGTACGCTCAGGCAGTGGGCCTTAGCGGCGTGCCCATCCAGTTCCTCACCCCCGAGTCGACAGATCACTTCAACGTAATCGACCCCTCGTGGGATGAATGGGACTCCGTGGTTCAGTTCGTGGGGACCTTTTCCAGACCAAAAGACTCGGAAGACTCGTGA